Part of the Carcharodon carcharias isolate sCarCar2 chromosome 11, sCarCar2.pri, whole genome shotgun sequence genome, CCATATATCATCCCCAATGTATAGGAAAggtgaaagcaaaaaactgcagatgctggaagtccaaaacaaaaacaaaaataaaaatacctggaaaaactcagcaggtctgacagcatctgcggagaggaacgcagttaacgtttccagtctgtatggCACTTCAATAGTATACGAAAGATGCCTACTTTCGTTTTAGTTAATATTTGCGTTCTACACAAAGGATGAGTTTAGTAGGTGCACATGTTAATTTCCCCCAATTCAGTTTCTGCAACTGTGGCATGACAAAAGGAATCCTTATATTTAAATTCTGCaactacccactacaccatggaAAATCGTCACTGTGCCAGTGTACATAAAAAGAGCATTTCATTTATTTATCTTTTTTATTATTCCTTACGGAGCTGGCTGTTGCCAATCATAACAATGACCAAGGGTCAACAATATTGCGGCCTGGTGTTCTAAGGTTTGAAGCATTCATCCCAGACCAATAATGGTCATTAGATGTTTGATAAAGTATCACGTCATATTAGGTCATGAAAGGATAAGTGGAAGAAACCGATACAAAACACTTCATATGAGAACAAGTCAACATTACAGAAACTCCACACGCCCACTCTTCATGCATGATTTAGTCAGTATTACAGGGACTTGTCACATTCGGCTCAGAAACATTGATGGAGCGCACATTTATAGTTACAACACCCCCTGACCTCTCAACCAACTGCCGCTTCTTGAATCTTAATCTGCTGGCCTCCCTTATAGTCTCCCACTTCTTCGTGTCCTCCTCAGTACATGAGCCAGGAGCAAAGTTTCTACAGCATACTGTTTGATTAGCTTGGGAAAAGGCCATTCTCCGAGAATGCATGTCATCCTTGACTGGACATGGCGATGCTTCGTCAGAGTTTTCCACTTCTTCTTCTAAGACTTGGTCAGGTGGACAAAGGAATCTGGAGCGGAGTGACTCTGGCAAGCTCCATGGATCTGGAAAAGGGACAGGATTGTACACGTCTGGAGCACCCGAAGGCAATAATTGCTTTGTTTGTGAAAAGCGTTCTTTCCTAATAATCACATCATCTTTTTCAGGATCCGGAATTATAGTTTTGTCTCTTCTGTCCTGTGCAACCAGCCGCTCAACCGAATCATTAGATCCAGCACTGCTCCGATCCTCACTGCACAAAGGCATCAGGTCAGGATTCGCGTGGAAGGCACCAGTTTTACGGCTGAACATATCATCGTTTGCCAAATCTGGTTCAACGTCCTTATCAGCCACCTCTTCCTGCTTGGCAAAGAGGCTCTGCTGGGTGAGGAAGGAATTGTGTTTCCGTGTTAGAACTCTAGGACCTGCAGCTGGATTGATCTTTGGTCTGGAGACCGAGAAGTCTGCCAATTCGGAATAAGTAGGACTTGCATCTAGAACTTGACGTAGTGGAAATAggctatatatatatttttttatataaagaaagtggaaagaaaaggaaaggaaATATTTATTGGAAAATGGATCAAGAGAATAAAGTCTGCATGTTATCTATGTCAAATAAGAAAAGACAgcaagacagatagaaagcataATACGTATTTGCTAATTATTTAAGCAGCAGGTGAGAGGTACTTATATTACCAACGCCTCCAGGCAAGTTAAGATCACAGAATGGTGATAAAGTGCACAGAATACTCTACAGTATATTAGCTGAGGCCAGAGTTCACAGTTCATTCAGTACAGTAGCCACTTTCggttttattacgttaaaggcgctatacaaatgagTTTTGTCCTTAACTGCATGAAGGCTTTCAGTTTAAAGGGGAGCCCAATTTATTAAATGTAGCCATAGTGATCTATCTCATGATTGAAAATTTAGCATATTGCAATGTTGCGCAAAAGCTCAAAATATATAAATATCTTAAACACGAAGAAAAATCCATTTGGCCAACAATAGTTTCAGATCTTTTATATGCTTCCCGATTAAATTCTAGGCTGGGTCAGACACGTCTTGGTTTAATATGAAATGTTGATATCTAGACACTAAATGaatgtacttttttttttacataaggCAAAATAGACCAGTGCAATGAGTACTAATTGTTAGTGGTTTTAGCAATAATGCAGAGACAGCAACCTTTGTTCTTTTAAAGTACGAGTGACATCTCCTGCTCGTTCTTGGGACATAGCTGCTGCGGGTTTTATAGTTTGTGTGTTAAGCCGTGAATCACCCCTACAGCAACTTTCAGTGTCGGGCTCCTGTCTTTTTTCAGTGCTAGCTTGCTTAATAGTGAAATCCTCTTGCAACTCAGATGGTTTCCTTCTGCAGTTGGGACGGCAgaacagtaaaaaaaaaggaaT contains:
- the LOC121283976 gene encoding LIM domain only protein 7-like; this translates as MTCWLNLRAFEDLRREHAVYIFWRINLITLDVSNSSQGQLSVHVVSGEPAEAYQPFCDESSSEEEKGADPDVEKDDLFTRKLNTVLPGKGVAFDRFLPKNWTPKEAEQWRQIQLGSRSRPWYKELQYIRRKPSELQEDFTIKQASTEKRQEPDTESCCRGDSRLNTQTIKPAAAMSQERAGDVTRTLKEQSLFPLRQVLDASPTYSELADFSVSRPKINPAAGPRVLTRKHNSFLTQQSLFAKQEEVADKDVEPDLANDDMFSRKTGAFHANPDLMPLCSEDRSSAGSNDSVERLVAQDRRDKTIIPDPEKDDVIIRKERFSQTKQLLPSGAPDVYNPVPFPDPWSLPESLRSRFLCPPDQVLEEEVENSDEASPCPVKDDMHSRRMAFSQANQTVCCRNFAPGSCTEEDTKKWETIREASRLRFKKRQLVERSGGVVTINVRSINVSEPNVTSPCNTD